ACGGTGTCAACCCGAACGCCGGGGTCGTCGACGCGTATTCGCATTTGGCACCCACCATCAATACCGACAGGTACCTGACCTGGCTGGCCAGCCAAGCCGAGGCCGAGGGTGTCAAGGCCATCCGGGCCAGTATCTCCGGTCCGCTCGAGGAACACGAGGATCGGTTGCTTTCCGAATACGGAGCTGACCTCATCGTCAACTGCAGCGGCCTGGGAGCGCGTCAGCTGGCCGGCGACCTGGCCATGGACCCGCACCGTGGAGCGCTGTTGCGTGTGATCAACGACGGGTCGTCGATACCACCGGTGACGGCGGCCCATGCGGTAGCCAACAACACCGGTAGCGACGACCAGAACATGGTCTTCATCGTGCCGCGTGGAGCTGACCGGCTGTTGCTGGGTGGGCTCGTCCAACCCGGTGAATACGACACGAACCTCACCCTGGATTACCCGCCGCTGCGCGAGATGCTCGAGCGTTGCACAGAGTTCCTGCCGATTTTGCGCGGTGCCCGGCTGGATCCGGTCGATCCTCTGCGGGTGGGGTTGCGGCCGTTCCGTGAAGGAGGTGTGCGACTCGAAATGCAGCCTGGCACTCGGATCGTGCACAACTACGGTCACGGAGGTGCGGGCGTGACTTTGTCGTGGGGTTGTGCTCACGACGTTGCCGACCTAGCCGGCGCGATGCTAGTGCGGGAGGCTGCCGTCTGAGACGGCCGTGGCGAGGCCGCCGAAAGTGCCGGCGGAAGTTCGTTGTTCGATCGATGGGGAAAGGACCAAGATAATGATGATGATGGCTATGCCCGCCCCAGAGTGGGTGACGGTATTGGGCTGGGTGGTGACGAGCGTCGGGGTGGTGCTGGCCGGTGTCATTCTCGCCGACATCTATGTTGGCGGTCATCGGCAGCCCGTACCCGCGATGGAGGCCGTGTGGCCGATCACCGCGATTTATGCCGGCCCGTTCGCATTGTGGGCCTACTACGGTTGGGGCCGACCAGCGACCCGGAAATGGCAACGGCAACACGGGGAACCGCCTCGGTTGGGTTTTCCCGCGACGGTCGCAGTTGCCACTATTCCCGGTGGCGCCGCGTCAATGATTGGGCACGCGATCGCCATGCCGCTGGTGATGTGGACCGGCATGACCATCGCACACCAGGCGGTGTGGCCGATGATCTTGCTGATTGCGGCGTTCGCCCTGCCGGTGCTGATTGTCTTCGAATACCACTGGCTCTCACGCACCGGCTCAGCGCCGACCGTCGGTCAGCGGCTGCGGGCCGCATCACTGATCTCGACGCTCGCGATTCTTGCGTTCGACGTGGGCATGGGCGCCTCGATGCTGCTTGTGGCCTTTGTATTGAAGTATTCGGGCACGTCGATGGCGCTGTGGCTGATCATGTGGGCCGGCATGTGGCTGGGCTTCGCGACTGCCTATCCCGTGGTGTGGTGGTGGCTCAAGAAGGATGCAACCGCGTCGCTGAGCCCGGCCGAGATCACCGACACAGAGCTAGTTGAGAGAGCACGCTAGCTCAAAACCGTTGCTGTCGGCGCTGCCAACAGGGTCGATGTGTTCGATCGGTAACTCGGCCGCCACAGCAGTACCGAGCAGAAGGAGGGTGAAGGTTATGCGTCGATCGGTTCGTTATCTCGCCGTTGTGGTCGCCCTCGCGGTGACGGCCGCGGCCCGCCCCCCGATTTTCAGTTCGGCGGCCGTCCCCTCCCCTGACGCGGCACCGCGCGTGGCCGAGATCCTTCCCTCCAATGGAGCGCTGGTAGGAGTCGCACACCCAGTAGTGGTGATCTTCACCGCGGCGGTGCCGGCGACTGATCGCGCCGCGATCGAGCGGACCATCCGCGTCACGTCACCGGGTAACATCACCGGTCGCTTCGAGTGGGTCGATGACCATGTCGTGCAGTGGGTTCCGGTTCGCTACTGGCCCGCTCACTCCCATGTCACGGTAAGCGTGCACGAGCTGGGTACGGGATTCGACACCGGCGATGCGCTGCTGGGGGTGGCCAGTATCTCTGCACACACCTTCACCGTCAGCAGGAACGGAGAGGTACTTCGGACCATGCCCGCATCGCTGGGCAAGGCCAGCCGCCCGACCCCGGTCGGCACCTTCACGGTGCTGGAAAAGCAACGCAGTGTAGTGATGGATTCGCGAACCATCGGTATCCCGCTGGACTCTTCAGAGGGTTACAAGCTCACCGTTGAGTACGCGGTGCGAGTCACCTGGGGCGGCGTGTATGTGCACTCAGCACCCTGGTCAGTCACCTCTCAGGGAAACTCCAATGTCAGCCACGGATGCATCAACCTCAGCCCCGACAACGCCGCGTGGTATTTCGAACGCGTCACTATCGGCGATCCCGTGCAAGTCGTCGCATAGCGGGCCGATGTCCAGAAGCCCCTACCCGCACCCCCACCAACCCCCACCAACAGCACGCAGCACCAACCACCCGATTACACGAGGTCCGCCTTCACGACAGCTAACGGCCAACGAGCAATGCTGCGCTAAGTACGAAACCAATAAGACCAGCCCGCGACCCCAATCGCCAGGTCCTGCCCTGGGAGCGCCTATATATTGCCGAGGCTGGGGCCGCGCGCGTGCGGCCAAGATCGGCCGTCGTGGTCGGATACCCGACATTGTGTGTGCACCATAGTTTAATCTACTATGCACGTACGTAGTTGAGTACATCGCGCGGTGTGGGATGCGGGGCCGGTGGGAGGCGTGACGGTGCGGGTGCGCGGGTTCGGAGAGTTGGAAGCCGTGGTGATCGACCGCATCTGGGACCGGGATGGAGCGACGAGCGTCCGCGAAATTTTCGACGAGCTGGCTGCCCAACGCGAGATCGCCTACACCACCGTCATGTCAACCATGGACAACCTGCACACCAAAGGGTGGCTGGCGCGTGAACGAGACGGCAAGGCCTACCGGTACTGGCCGACGTTGACCCGCGAGCAGCACAGTGCCCGGCTTATGCGTGAGGCGCTCGACGGCGGGGGGCGCGCCGAGCTGGTGCTTAGCCACTTCCTCGAACAGATCAGCCCAGAAGAATCCGCGCGGTTGCGTGCTGCGTTGCAGCGGCTGCCCAGACGACGCCGACGCAAGTAAACCATGCCGGGCCCAGGGGCTCTGCCTGCAGCATGTCGAATATGGCTGCCTTGCAGTGGCATTGGTGCGAAGTGACTTCGCGTTCGTCGGCGGCTACGGTGGCCCCATCATGCCGCCGTGTCCCGTCATGCCGCCAGAGCCGCCCAGCATGCCCTACATCATCGCGGGCATCCCGTCGTCGTGGACGAAGCCGCTCACCTCACGGGCGTGAGCACGGATCGGGTCGATCAACGCGGGATCATCACTGGTTTCCTCGGCGATGACGCCCCTAGGTGTCAGGGTCAACCGGCGGCGGTAGCCCCGGGCGTTGCCGAACAGCATCGATAGGCCCGAGCCCATACATATGACCTCCGTGCCGTGGTCAAGATGGGAGTACATGCTCGACACGTGGTCGTGCAGTTGGGCGGCCAGGTCCGGCGAGTTCGACTCGGTGGTGGTGCGCACCCCGCCGGGGATCTCCTCGACCGTGCGACTGATCTCCGTGGGCCGGCGGAACATCTCCGTATACGCGCTCATGTCGGCCGGATTGGCAGCCCATCATGCCGCCGTCGGTCAACCGGATCCGCAGGATCGGCGTCCCGAGCGCGCAGCGCGCGCATATACCCCAGACCGGCCAGCACGCAGGCGCCCAGCGCCGCGCGCCGGGTGAACCTATCCACGTGACACCTCCTGGATACCTCAATCTTGTTGACGGTCAACGAGCTAACGCGACCACCTCAATTTGCACGCCTACATCAGCCTGCCGTAGAAATCGTCTCTCGGGTACCGCCTCGCACGCCAGGCGACGCCGCCACCTGGACGGTGTCAGCAATGAACAGAGCCGACGCGGCCCTTGCTGCGACCGGCCACCCATTTCAGGAGCCAGCTCGATCCCACGTCATCTATCGCGTTCGTCTTGTGCGTCGCCGGGGAGTTGGACGAAACCAGCGTGGCCACAGCGAGATACGAGGCTTACTATCTACGTACAGATGTCGTAGATAATCAGGGTGGTAACGCTTGGGTTGGTGAACTTACCAGGTACTCGACTCGTGTCACAACAGGAGGTGACTGAGTGCCAGGAGCCACCGCAGGATCGGAGTGGCAAGTCGCGGCGATGGCGGCTCTCTCCGACGAGCGCTCCGCCGGCTTATGGCGATACACAATGGGTTTAACGAGCGCCCAGCGTCGCGCCGAAGACGTCGTCCGCGAGCCGCGCCAGCGGAGGCGGCAGCAATCACGAGCCGCAGCCGCCGAACGATCGGCGCGAGGGCCGCTCTTCACCATGGCGCGCAGCGTGCTCGTCGACGAGCGAGGCAGCAACTCAAGCACGCCTCGGGTGACCACTCCTGACGAGATCGGCGCCGCGCTGGGCCAGCTGGTGATCCTCGACGCAATCGGCCAACCGTGGGCCGGGCATCGGGCCGTGATCGAATTGCTCGTGCCATCGGGGATCGACTACCACACGGATTGCTTCAGACGTTCGAATCGCCGCAACGACGGTGAAGTCACGATTCGTGTTATCCCGCCCGGGCACTGCGGGTCACCCTGCACGAGACCGGGTGACACATCGAGCACGCGGCCGCTCATCCGGAGGCCCGTCGGCGGCGAATGCCAAATGGCGCAAGTTGGTTGGCTTGAGCCTAAAGCCGTCCGCCAGCCCGTCCATGCGCCCGAAATCTCAAATGCGGTGCTACCAGCTGGGGATGGAAGATGATGAGGACATCGTTACGCGGTCCCGGCCCGACTGGTGACAACCACCACCACGCGATGTGGGATGCCGCCTACGTCTTGGGATCACTATGCACCACCGATTGGCGCGAATTCGAGGCGCACATGGCCGGCTGCCCGCAATGCCGACAAGCCATCGCTGAACTCAGTGGCATTCCGGCCATGCTGTCACAGCTTGACCGCAATGACATCGCCGCGATCAACAAGGCAGACCAGCCATCCGCCGCATCGGAGATGCCACCGGAGTTGCTCCCAACGCTACTGGCCGCGGTGCATTCGCGTCGCCGCCGAACCCGCGTGATGACCTGGATGGGTTGGGCCGCCGCTGCCATCATTCTGACGATCGGTGTGCTGATCGGGGTTCACAGCAGTTTCTTGACGTCCACCCCGCAGCAGTCGACCGTGTCGGCCCTGCCAATGGACCAGGTCGGGACCACCCTACTGTCCTCGACCGTATCGCTTGACGGCCAGCAGTGGGGTACGACCATCGCGCTGAAGTTCGTGTGCCTGGCTCCACCGGATGCCCCCCACGATACGGTGGCACTGGTCGTGGTAGGTCGCGACGGCAGCCAAACCCGGCTGGCGTCTTGGGTGGCCATCCCCCGCCACACGGCGACACCCACCGGCAGCGTTTCGATGCCGATCAGCCAGATCGCTGCAGTACAAGTGGTTTTGGCCGACAACGGTCACGTGATGCTGCAACGCTCGATATAATTTCGACCGCACGCCGTATCAATTGGTTTCCAAGGCGCAGCGCTATTGGCCCGCCGCGAATTCATAATGGCTGGGTATGGATTCTCCGGGTTGGGGGCTCCCGAAGATCAGCACAATTTCGTCGCGCGCGTTGATGGGCAGGGCCGCAGGGTTGCCGGTGACAGGAGTGCCATTGAGGAAGGCCCGCAGCGTCTTTCCGTTGCCGGTCTGCAAACCGCCGATGCTGTCGGTGGACAGTCCGACGTCCCATTCGGTGAAGAACTCGCCGAGGGTAAACGTCTGCATCACGGGCGATTCGATATGAATCACCCCCGTCGAGTCGTGCGTGTGCACGGGGCTGATTCCCCGCCGGTCGACACCGATCATCGCGGGGACCTCAACGGGTTGCCCGTTAACGCGCACGTCGAGGTGGGCATGAATGTGTTCGACAGTGCCCTCGCGACTGAGCATGGGCAGCCCGGCAGCTCGCACCGCGGCAGCTGCATCGGTCGGAGCGCTCCACGGCGGAGCTGTCTGACGACCGACCGCAGCGGTAACGGGTGGGTTATGCAGCTGCAGAGGAACTGCTTGATTCTGTTG
The sequence above is a segment of the Mycobacterium sp. 050128 genome. Coding sequences within it:
- a CDS encoding BlaI/MecI/CopY family transcriptional regulator — translated: MRVRGFGELEAVVIDRIWDRDGATSVREIFDELAAQREIAYTTVMSTMDNLHTKGWLARERDGKAYRYWPTLTREQHSARLMREALDGGGRAELVLSHFLEQISPEESARLRAALQRLPRRRRRK
- a CDS encoding L,D-transpeptidase, whose amino-acid sequence is MRRSVRYLAVVVALAVTAAARPPIFSSAAVPSPDAAPRVAEILPSNGALVGVAHPVVVIFTAAVPATDRAAIERTIRVTSPGNITGRFEWVDDHVVQWVPVRYWPAHSHVTVSVHELGTGFDTGDALLGVASISAHTFTVSRNGEVLRTMPASLGKASRPTPVGTFTVLEKQRSVVMDSRTIGIPLDSSEGYKLTVEYAVRVTWGGVYVHSAPWSVTSQGNSNVSHGCINLSPDNAAWYFERVTIGDPVQVVA
- a CDS encoding FAD-dependent oxidoreductase, whose amino-acid sequence is MSFVASSFQGQAAARAGLVTARKDQPGALVIGAGVSGWTTALVLARQGWRVAVVADRFGSDTVSTVAGALWEWPPSVCGRHHDDQAVLARSAGWAMHSYERFMRLAADPRTGVSLRPAVFYFSRSVREDPAELEKMLELEKYVPGFAHDAALIEAHGVNPNAGVVDAYSHLAPTINTDRYLTWLASQAEAEGVKAIRASISGPLEEHEDRLLSEYGADLIVNCSGLGARQLAGDLAMDPHRGALLRVINDGSSIPPVTAAHAVANNTGSDDQNMVFIVPRGADRLLLGGLVQPGEYDTNLTLDYPPLREMLERCTEFLPILRGARLDPVDPLRVGLRPFREGGVRLEMQPGTRIVHNYGHGGAGVTLSWGCAHDVADLAGAMLVREAAV
- a CDS encoding anti-sigma factor family protein codes for the protein MRTSLRGPGPTGDNHHHAMWDAAYVLGSLCTTDWREFEAHMAGCPQCRQAIAELSGIPAMLSQLDRNDIAAINKADQPSAASEMPPELLPTLLAAVHSRRRRTRVMTWMGWAAAAIILTIGVLIGVHSSFLTSTPQQSTVSALPMDQVGTTLLSSTVSLDGQQWGTTIALKFVCLAPPDAPHDTVALVVVGRDGSQTRLASWVAIPRHTATPTGSVSMPISQIAAVQVVLADNGHVMLQRSI
- a CDS encoding DUF4396 domain-containing protein — its product is MARPPKVPAEVRCSIDGERTKIMMMMAMPAPEWVTVLGWVVTSVGVVLAGVILADIYVGGHRQPVPAMEAVWPITAIYAGPFALWAYYGWGRPATRKWQRQHGEPPRLGFPATVAVATIPGGAASMIGHAIAMPLVMWTGMTIAHQAVWPMILLIAAFALPVLIVFEYHWLSRTGSAPTVGQRLRAASLISTLAILAFDVGMGASMLLVAFVLKYSGTSMALWLIMWAGMWLGFATAYPVVWWWLKKDATASLSPAEITDTELVERAR